A single Dreissena polymorpha isolate Duluth1 chromosome 14, UMN_Dpol_1.0, whole genome shotgun sequence DNA region contains:
- the LOC127858376 gene encoding uncharacterized protein LOC127858376, with amino-acid sequence MSGNNLQIQCCDSNLCNHGHTSSGSGSVLTTGTVAPTHSAQSTSCAYKVADGSFEGNGWSPWINGFATKTGDAQDGNKYISVTKGGAYQNIVFNGLGFGS; translated from the exons ATGTCTG GGAACAACTTGCAGATACAGTGTTGTGACTCCAATCTGTGTAACCATGGACATACCAGTAGTGGATCCGGTAGCGTATTGACAACTGGAACAGTGGCACCAACCCATAGCGCACAATCAACAA GTTGCGCGTACAAGGTTGCTGACGGCTCGTTTGAGGGTAACGGCTGGTCCCCGTGGATAAATGGGTTTGCGACAAAAACCGGTGACGCTCAGGACGGGAACAAGTACATCTCGGTGACCAAAGGTGGGGCTTATCAGAACATCGTGTTTAACGG